GCTCATCAAAAATAATTTGCGCCGAATTGATCCAGGTGTATCCGGATTCAATACGTTCCGCGGCGTAATGGGCACGATTTATATCTCGGGTCCAAATAGAAGAGCCAAGGCCGTAAATGTGATTGTTGGCTTTGGCAAGCGCTTCGTCAAAGTCCCGAACCCGCATAATGGGCAAAGCTGGGCCAAAGACTTCTTCTTGAACGATTTTAGAGGACTCATCGATATCAGTCAGAAGAGTAGGCATGTAAAAATATCCTTTCTCGTATTCTGCGCCTTCAGGTCGCTTTCCGCCGACTAAAATACGTGCCCCTTTATCAACCGCGTCTTGAACCTGCATTTCAACTTCTTCGCGTTGAGATTTAGAATGCATCGGCCCAATCATCGCGCCTTCGGCCAGGCCATCTTTTATTCTAAGCTTTTTAGCTTTTACAATTAGTTTTTCAATAAACTCATCAGCGATTTGCTCAAAAAGGTAGAGTCTCTTTACTGCCAGGCAGGCCTGACCACAATTAAAAAAGCGCCCCACCGAAGCAGCGCTAACCGCTTTATCGATGTCACCATCTTCACAGACAATCATTGGGTCGCTGCCGCCCAACTCAAGCGTGACTCGTTTGATCTCTTTGGCCGCAGCCTCCATAACTTTTCGGCCGGTCTCGGTAGATCCGGTAAAGCCGATTTTTCGAACTTTGGAATTCTCAATAATTTCCTGCCCGACCGTGCTTCCGGGCCCCGTGACAATATTTAACACGCCTTTGGGAACGCCGGCTTTAAACATCAACCCAATCACTTTTGTGGCCGTAAGCGGCGTGGTCCCGGCTGGTTTCACAACAAACGTATTCCCCGCGAGAAGTCCCGGAGCGAGTTTATTGCCCATGAGCGACACCGGAAAATTCCACGGAATGATGGCCCCGCAAACGCCCAACGGTCTTTTCAGAATCAAGCCGTGACGGCTGGCGTCCAAAAGCGGCACATATCCGCCGCGAATATTTTTGGCTAAACCGGCATAGTGATCGA
The window above is part of the candidate division KSB1 bacterium genome. Proteins encoded here:
- a CDS encoding aldehyde dehydrogenase, which codes for MFVNGEHVDSISGEVTEIYNPANGDLVDTVPKGTKDDARRAIDVAYDAFQAWWDTPFAKRGEILFSASRLIRENEKELATLLTKEQGKPLREAFLEIRRFAHTLDHYAGLAKNIRGGYVPLLDASRHGLILKRPLGVCGAIIPWNFPVSLMGNKLAPGLLAGNTFVVKPAGTTPLTATKVIGLMFKAGVPKGVLNIVTGPGSTVGQEIIENSKVRKIGFTGSTETGRKVMEAAAKEIKRVTLELGGSDPMIVCEDGDIDKAVSAASVGRFFNCGQACLAVKRLYLFEQIADEFIEKLIVKAKKLRIKDGLAEGAMIGPMHSKSQREEVEMQVQDAVDKGARILVGGKRPEGAEYEKGYFYMPTLLTDIDESSKIVQEEVFGPALPIMRVRDFDEALAKANNHIYGLGSSIWTRDINRAHYAAERIESGYTWINSAQIIFDELPFGGFKQSGLGKEHGSEALDYYMETKSVVVATS